CTGCTGTCCGCAGAAGAACGGGATGGCGAAGATGACGCGGATGGAACTTCCCTGCCATTGGCCTTAAATGAGTGAATGTTAACTTCATACCTTCTGACTGCCTTTGCTTCTCATTTGAAGTGAATGAGAAGTTCTTATCATTTGCCAGCTTCCCGATCCCGCATCATCTTGGCCAACATCATCCTGGATGATCGCAGCAGTAGTCTGAGAATCATGGAGCTTTGCGGCTTCCCCCAAACACTGTTTTGTTCCTATAGTagttgatttttttttctttttttgtttggTTTTATTAGATTGTGAAAACAGAGGCATGAAAACAGTGGAAGCTCATTTTTGGAAAAGGATTCTCCGTTTTCCACGTTGTTATTGTACCTTGGCTTGAGTGCTGGGCCTCCGGATGTTCTTTATTTATTGGCCAGCGACTGCTCCCACCGGCAAGCCAATGCCGATACATATCAGACTATAAAGACCTGAAAACAGATCCACGGAAAGGCTGGGCTTAGTTAGCGACCATATTGTTTGTTTCGTGGGTCCGAAACACGAGGACAACGAAAGCAATGTGGACCGGCAGTTCCTGAAAAGCTGCCGAAACAAACACCGAACGCCAACACAGAAGCTAAGACTGTTTTAGCGAGATGACGAACGCTGCAATCGGAGCACGTTGGACTCCGATTGGCAGCAGCGGTATATTTAGGCCCATTATAGCCTTATCTTATGGGGCCCGTCAAGGCTTAGTTTTGGCGCAATCGGGAGTATGACGCGGCTGTCATTTCGGACTTTGTCTGCCTtattttgctttttttttattatgACTGAGAATCTCTTCGCGATTATGTTGCGTTTTCGACAATGGGAAAATGAGCCACCGGGATGCAGATATACAATCTAAACGGAAAAGTCTTCGCGACTGTCCTGGTTGTTATCGCATTGATTAACTTTTATCATTTATGGCTCGGAAAGCGAGATTTCAGCCCTATAGCACTTGCAACACTCCCAGATCGCCAAGCGCAACTCCGACATAACCTCTACTCTTTGCTTGAGAAATATGCACCGCAATGTCCTTCTCCCGAGTTAGGTCGCTCGGCCGGAATGCCGCGATTCGATGCACTCGATGACCCTCCGCGAAGGAATTACATCGATAATGCCGATGAGCTGCTACAGCCCATGCAGACGGCGCACGATGGGTTTGTGAGGGAGATCCGGAAGTCCTGGACTGGTCATCCTTATATCGTTGGAACGAAGGGTATCGTTTCCGCTGCTGGGGGGACATACATGCCCACATTTGTCGTGACTCTACGGATTCTCCGACGAACTGGTTGCCAATTACCAGTAGAGCTCTTCGTTAAAGACCCAACCGAGTACGAGCCGCATATCTGCGAAACCGTCCTTCCAGCCCTCAACGCAAAATGCATCGTCCTCTCCGAGATTATGACTCCAAACCCGAATGATGCAACAAACACCACAATCACAATCGAGCATTTCCAAATCAAATCCTTCGCCCtccttttctcctccttcgacAACATCATCTGGCTTGACGCAGATAACCTTTCCCTCCACGATCCCACAACACTCCTCTCATCAAAGCCCTTCGCATCAACCGGCCTCCTCACCTGGCCTGACTTCTGGGCTTCGACCATCTCCCCGCTGTACTTTAATATCTCCCGACAACCGGAATTCCCAACAAATACCCGCGCATCAACCGAGGCAGGCATGTTACTAGTCTCTAAAAGAACCCATTTCCCAACATTGCTGCTGGCAGCATACTACAACTACCACGGCCCCTCACATTACTACCAACTTCTCAACCAAGGAGCCCCCGGCGAAGGCGACAAAGACACCTTCCTCCAAGCCGCAAGCGCCCTCGGCGCAAAATTCCACACAGTCAGCGAACCAGTAGCCGACCTCGGCCGCCCGCATTATcccgacgatgaagatgcagACGATGATATAGTCGGTTCGGCGATGTTGCAGGCTGATCCGATTGAGGATTATGAACTTACCAGCCATGGGAAATGGAGGGTGAAAGATGGGTCTGTTTCTAAGCCTCCACGGGGGTTCTTTGTGCATGCGTATAATCCGGAGTTCAATCCTGGGGAGGACTTGTTGGGTCTGAAGACGCATGCTAAGAGTGGGAATGCGACGAGGGTTTATACGGGGCCGAAGGCTGCGTTGAGGAGGATTGGATATGATGCGGAGAGGGGGTTTTGGGAGGAGGCTAGGGAGGTAGCTTGTGATTTGGAGGGGGTGTTTGAGTCGTGGAGGGATAAGAAGGGGTTGTGTGACGATGTTAAGAGGCATTGGGAGGATGTTTTTGAGAATCCGGATGCAGAGGCGTTGGTgtttacagattgatatgaCTTGTTACGTACTTGTATATAAATTGCATTTTGTCCCCATATTTTCAGCTTAAAAAGATAGACAATCACCTCAAAACCACAGAAATCTTCGTACACTCTCCCCCACTAACCTCCTCCTTTAACCCTACACCCTCAAcactcctctcctccccatTAGCCGTATACGACTCCGCCTTCAACGGCAAACTAACCGTCCCCTTAGTCCCCTTTGGCGCACAAACATTCAAATCCAAATGCCTCCTCTTTTGATCAACTGTCCAATTCCCCTGAATCGCCCCATACGGCGTTGGGACTCTCCCTCTAGCCCAAGAGACTCCAACATCAAGCAACGCAGGTCTGAACGCCCACTCCTTAAACCCAGGCGTCACAGACTGGATACCAAGGACATATTCCATGAAAACGTACGTAGGTGCCGCGCCCCAGGGATGAGCGTGAGATGTGTAGAGGTCTAATCCTGGCCGACCAACGGCGTCGAGGTATTCCCATGCCGTGCCTGTGTAGTATTTATCCTGTGTTACCATGGCAGGCCAGAGTTGGTTTAAGAGGACGCCAATGGCCTCAGTGGTTGCGTTCTGTGGGGTGGTGCTGGAGCGGCTGTGTTGGAAGAGCGCTTCGAGGAGGAAGCCCGAGAGGTTGGGAGAGAGCTGGGTGTTGCGTGCATTTGAGGTCGAGGATGATTCTTTGTATCCGATGCCTAAGCGTAGGGAGGAGAGGGCTGTGATGGAGCGCTGGGCTTGGGTGGTGTTTGCTACGTCTGCGAGAATTGCCCATGCTGTGCCGGTTATGGAGGATGTGTTGAGGGAGGTTAAGCTCTCGCCGTAGGTTCCTGTTTTGTTGTTCCAGAGTTGGTTATTGATGGCATTGGAGATGcgggttgctgttgtggtcCAGTTTGTGGCCGTCTTGGTGTCTCCCATGATGTTGGCTAGTCTTCCCATGCGCTGGAGGGTGTAGACTAGCAGAGCTGAAGGCGCGGTTCCATTCGCGGggccgaggaagaaggatCCTGGAACAGACTGGGAAACGACAAGTCCAGAGGCGCTGTCGACCAGCGGCAGGACTGCATTGACTCCCTTCTTTGCCTGTGGCCAGTATTTTTGCAGGAATGCATCGTCGGCGAAGTCGAGGTAGTAGCCGGCAAAGGCGTTGAGGAAGAGCATTtggtaatccagaattccGAAGGTGTTGTATATCAAAGCGTACTCCGCAGATTGGCccattgttggcgacatggaAAAGAATCCTTCGTATATACCGGACGTAGCTTGTCTGTCCAGGCTGTAGGCTAATGTGCCTGTAAGGAAATCCTGACGGTGGGTGCTCGCCGAAATGACACGATATGTGTGAGTGAAGTCTCCGGACCATACCAGGCGATCTCGTTTGGCGCCATCCAAACAAACGGATTCGCTGTTCATCATGACACCATATTCTTTGAGCACTGATTCGTTGGCCATGGGATTCTGGTATAGTATTGTCCCATTCTGCGCCAGAACTTTGACGTCCTTGACGTAGGCTAACTGGTCTTGGTACGGTCCAAAGGCCCATGTGCCACTAGTGAGACTACTGGGGCTCCCGATGCTGGTACTCGGGGTTTGGAGATACTTTAGCGCAACGAAGACAGCCGGGTGGTCGTTGATGGACACAGAATAGCCAGTCTGGTTGATGCTAGTTGATATGTTATACCACTCGCCCTCTGTCACATTGAACGACAGTGGAAAATGCTTGATGGCACCTGTTGTCAGTGACGTCTGATTGACCAGGTTATATCCGTACCCAACAACCAAAGTGTTTGGGGGGACAAGAGTACGATTGGTATTCAAGAATGTCAACTCAGAAGGATACTCGCTCGTGAGCACAAAGTATGGGCCGTATCCGGTTACGCCAGAAGCAACCTTCCAGCCCGTACCGCCACGGACTATCTTCGACTGGAAGGTCATTGTATAGTTCGCATAGGATGCACCCTTGACGGATGCAGCTGGCTGCTGTCCCCGGAGATACACGCCATCTGAAGTTACCTCCCAGGTAGACGGCGCCGTGTGGTTTGCGATACAGGCCTGCTGCAGTGTTCGTGGACCCAAGGCCCAAATCTCATTGTACAGCGGGTTCGAGCATTCAAAGTGTCCTGGAAGAGCATCGATTGCTGTTCGACCATTCGCAGAACGGATGCCCGCGCGGCAGATCTTGATAGTACTCTTCGGGTTCAGCAGTTGCAGTCGCTGCCAGCGGAGGCCGCCTTGAATGAGGAAGGATTGGACATGTCCCAGCTCAGTGACGTTGAAGGTCTCGACACGGAATGTGTTGGATAGCCCATTTGAGAACGTCCACGGACCGTCGGCGAAAGGTGCGTCCAGAGCAACCCTGGATTCGGAATATTTGGCTTCTACCTGAGCTGGGCCTGAGACTGACTGTACATCGAATACTGGAAAGCCACCAACTTCTGTCCCATAGTCGAGAATAGCAGTTGCATCAGAGGACGACAAAGTGATGCAGGTCGAGCTCGAGGCGTTTACTGTATGATGCGATGTTGTTTGATATTTCTGGGGATACACGACGGTTTCACTGTATACGTCAATTTCCTTTCTTTACACcgaaaataaaagaaaaagcacaTACCGCTGCGCTGCTGCAATGCCTGATACCAGCAGATTTCCCCATAGCCATACCGAACTCCAGGTCGATTGCATATTGGCAATGTCTAGTGTACCTAACCAGGAGATGTTGACAACATCGGTCTTTTGAAACCTAAAGAAACAACTCCTCCCGAATGATCGTCCTGAGCTTCTCCTGAAAGAGATTAAGGTCCGAAATCCATAACGTTCGACATCATCGCAATTCGCAGCTCGGACCCACGGTCTCGGGATATCCGAATTGTTGCTCGCATTGTTATTATCCCGAGTTTGTGGAGTATATGACGCCAATGCAATTAATTGTCTCCTTGTCAATATCCTGCTGATAATAGTCCGGGGTCATGCAGGGACTTTGCTGCGCGGATATATTCGAAGTCCGGGTGGTATGCGTGGAGATATCGGTATATCGGAATCGTTATATATCGGGACGATGGCCGTCTTTGGCATTTTCTAACGTCCTAGGCACGTTGGTCGAACAGCTTCGGACCGTTGTATTGAGTATAGCCAACGCTGTTCCCCAGGCCAATACCAAATGCTTTCCCTAATTGCGGTTGAACGGGGCGAATATGGTGGTCATGAAGTGGGATGGAGCCAGGTAAGGCGTGCCTCAATGAGACCTTGCAATGGGAGCAACCTCCTTCAGAGAAACAATATTCTCATTCAAATGTTTTATGTACACATGCATTGAAGCAACAAGTATCAAAGCAAGGTATTTCTCTTGAATTTGCACAGGCCCCTCAACATCCTAAAAATATCGAGATCCTTGGCAACTCGGTAGCATCCGAGATTCgatcttctcttcctcgcgCTTCAATGTGCTTGGTTTCAACAATCCTGACCACTCTCACCCAATTGTGCAGACCAGAACCAGCAAGATGTCCTAAAATGTGTTAATCAGGCTGACATGGTCTTGGTTCAAAATTCAGCACATACCAATATGTGAACTGAGGCACAAAATAACATATAAAACTCGCGATGTTGATACAAATCCAATAGATGTCTCTCAAAACTTTAGGAAATATCAAAAAAGTCTAATATCAATAGATGCTGGACCATGAGATTGGCACTCCATCTTGAAGGCTGCAGACGCAGTGCAGTTTTATGTGCTTTCAATAAGCTCTGCCGACAGAAAATGACCATGGCCAAGACGACAACTAGCTTGAAGTATTGAGGTTGAGGTAACTGGGTACATTCACCGGGAGAAATCTCCTGGCCACGTCGGATTCAGCCATCGAATGGAGGTGACGGTTTAAGAGTCACTAGGAATTATTGGCGCAGTAGCGAAAACGGTCGAAATAAATCAATTAAACAAAAACGTGCACTGGTGTCAATGTGATAGCGTTTGGGACTTGTGCATCTATTGTTTGGGATTGTCTGCCCCAATATCAGTATTGGCACCCTCGTCAGGACTTAAACGTAACTCACATATTCCAGAACTTCAAGCCCAGTCTTATGAAAGGGCCTGTAGACAATATCCACCGACAAAGTAGTTGGCGGCCTCGATGTCGAGACCGAGTGACAGGTCGGGACTTGAGCCAATGGATTAGAACCATGAAGTCTGGGATTAGACATGATTCGAGCGAGATACCGCTCTTTTGTGCGAGTTGGGGATAATGCCCTAAGTTGAATCTATCTCACGTGTCTGGGGAATACTGGTTGCATCGATTTCCACACCAGCAAGACTCTTGGAATAAGGATGCTGATGTTCCTCTGTCAACCCGAGCATAGAGATTGATAGTTCAAGCGCGTCAGAGTTAGGGGTATATATGTCATTGAGCTGGAAATACAAATCAAATTTTATGATGCTGCATGTTGATTAGAACCCAACAGTAAgtcctgttttttttttttttttttttttttcaattgTTTAGCTTTTGTTAAAGAGCATCTCACACTCACAATGGTGGAATGGTCCACTATTGAGACTTCTTGTCTGAAGGTGCGAAATGACAGCAGATTTGGTGATGGAAAGGAGAGCATGAACGTTGGCTGGATAGGGAAAGAGGAATGACAGAAAAGCGATGTCGTTGATGAACGACCCGCGGACACTATGAAGGGCACTATCATGGGCACAATTCACTACTATAGAGCCGAGCATCCAGGTGAATAAATGTCAATTAAAATTAACACCAAAGCCAGGAGTGATCCTTCTCAATACATCTATATACTCATCGTCACATCATAAAATAAACGCCCAAGAAAAATCGTAAAATAATACCCAAACCCATCTCAATACAAAACCTTCAACTCCCACAGTGGTAGATGCGGATCATACTTATCCCAAATTATCTTATTTTTCTCATCCAGATGCGCTCTCTCATCCGTAATCGGAATTCCCGCATCCGTATCCAGCACTTCCTGATGACTAAATCCCCATTTGTCCCTAGGAAGCCATAACATAGGACACTTGGCCGTGATGCATGGCTCGTAGTATGCATTCTGACGCTCTTCCTCGGAGTATCTAATCTCAACAAGGTCACGGCGGACTTTTCGGCGGAGCGTCGCGTAGTCGCGGTACAAGTTGGGGTGGAACCATTTCCAGATCGCTTCGAGGCGGGTGGTTTGCTTTTGGTCCAGGAATGCTTCGGTTTCTTCCTTGGACTGGAGGTGTTCCTCTTCTGTGTCGAGGGAGCGGGGGAGGAAGGACATTACTGGGGTGAGAGCATCGTTGAGGGAGATGTGTGCGAGGACGGTGAGAATGGTGTAGATTATCATGATGACTAGGGGGCCGACGGCGCCGCGGATTGCGAAAAGGCCGATCATGCAGATTTCGGCGAGGTAGACGCCTGTTATGAGGTGTTGGAGGGCGCGGGGGTAGACGAGGCCTTTGGtgtcgatgtcgatgtcgTAGACAAAGAGGAAGTTGTAGCGGTAGGCTTGATAAACAAGGTAGAGGCCGACAAAGGCAAATCCGAGGATTAGTGGAGCGATGCAGGAGTATGTTAGGGCTTATACTTGTTAGCTACCTTGCCATtatcaagaaagagaaatgcGAGGCATACCGATAACGCCCATGTTTGTAAAAACAGGAAAGACATTCCCCCAACTAATGCTACTAACAGCAGCCCATCGCTGGTATAGGTTTCTCGGCGAACGGTCAAAAAAGGTGGCAATGAATTTGAAGATCAATGCCCCCGCAACTTGCACAACGGCCATGGAACTCATGGTCAGTCCCTGGAGAAGGAAATATGAAATGTAGAAATTGGTTGCTTTGGGAAGGTTCTCCGCCAAAAGGTCCTTGGCCGACATAGGATCTTGGATGATTTGAGAAGTAGCGGCAGATGCTGCAGATGTGAGAGTCGTCACTAAAAACACTTGGACAACCTGGAAGCAAAAATGAGCACTTTGTGTGAAGAGCTCGACGCCCGCTAATGATGGCACCCCAGCGCTTCTGGCGCAAACTGTGAATCTAGTTAGAAGAAATCCAAGATTAGATATCCGTACAGGAGGGCCTTACATCGACAAATGATGGGGACCAACGACATCAGAAGGACCAGTGCGGCTGAAGGAAGCAATCCGGCAATAATGCCCGTGATAACATCGGGTAGCTCGTTAATAAAACTCAAAAATGGGAGGATTTTCGTGAGATAGGTGACGTTAGAGATGGTACCGACAATAGCTGCCGGAATTGACCAGAAAATGACCAGCGCAGCAATACCTCCCTTAATGAGGAATTTGCGTACGACTCGCTGCCACCAGCTGAGATTCAGTGCCGACCAGACCACCTCTTTCGGGGAAATCCCAATGAATCGTGGAGTCATATGCTGCGGCTGATGATGCGATAGTGTCTGCAAGGCGATTTGTGCATCATTCTGAGTCTGGAATTCCACAAAGGTGGCGGAAAGGTGTTTCGCATCCCCGGTCTTGTGTTTGTGTTGTAGAGCTCTAACCTCCTTATTGATTTTGGCCAGTTCGGCCCGCAGCCAACGGATAGAATCGACTTTTTGTCCGAATATCCCAAGCAGCCCTACTCGGTGAGTAGGGCGCCGAACGGTAGACGACCACGACGGTGTATGCTTCCCGCATTCCAAACAAGCCTCGGACCCAATGTCTCCATGTTTGAGGATTTTCAGCCCAGTCGAATTTGCTAAGCGGATGTACTTCGTTTCGGCGCTTTCCAGCTTATATGCTAGCTTATCACGTTTCCTGACTTTCTTCTCGAGTTCCTGACATTTGGATGTGATCCAGATTCGTCGTATCGAATCACCAAAAACCTGGCGCAGTTTCTTTTCGTTTTGATAATCCTCCGGTACAGACATGAATAGCACTGTTCGTGATGAAATGCGATGGACATAAGCTGGCGAGTTTAGATATGCTTGTCTGAGATTGGCGAAGAACAAGCTCTCCCGTGTGACGACGTAGAAGATATACGCTGCCCCATGTGGTCAGCTTATCAAGTCATGTTGTCAGAAGACGAGTGTACCTACTGAAAAACACGCATCCGACGACAGCATGAGCAAAATACCGTGTCGGGTCCGTTACATTGCTGAAGCTCAGCATATCCAGTTGCGTGTTTCCCGCGCCGCCTGTTGCATGGATCGGAAGCAGAATGGGCCATGTTATCAAACAGCCTGTGAAACAAAGGGCACATAACACTCGGAGAAGGCGAAGGAAAAGATATCCGTCCATCGACGAACGGTGAAGAACATGAGTGTCGGTAATTTCGAGGAACTTTCCAAACCAGTTCAAAAAACCAGACGGCAGCTCCGGACTCCGCTCACTATCCAGGATTGTTAAGTATCGCCACCATGGATTATACTGGAGGCGGAGTAACTCACTGTTTGTGCCAGCAGTGCAAATGTGTTCTCGGAGCGTACCAGCGCTGTTGGGTCCGTCGACAGATAATGAATAAACCGAACCAGAAAATTGCGATAACAAGAGCAGGGACCAGTGTTGTTAAGAATGCAGAGAGGGACGTTGAACCTCCAATGCCCAGGTTATCTGCGACTTCCGAGCTTGACGACGATGCATTTCCTCGAGATGAACCAACATTGGGGTCATTGTTTGGGTCCTATGTAGGAAAAAACCAGTCGTTGACTGTCAGTATCCGAATTTATTTCCAAGAGCAGTAGGGTCAAACATGGCGCGTACCAAAAAATCCTGTCGCTTGCGTAGGAGATACAAAAGCCCCGAGTCAGTCATGGTGACTGCGGCAAACACAATCTCGTGGGCCCTTATATTTAGTTACGACCGTTCTGGCGCAGAAACTTTCGGAAGGAGTGTCCAGAGGTGAGGAGTATTTATCATTCCCACGTCTTTTGGATCGGCCCGTTCCCGTTTtagaaagaaataaaaaaagtAAGAAAATTATGGCGTGTGGATACGTATGGGCTCCAGCGCATACATACGACCTGTCACTCCTGATTCGAGGCCGAAAATATCATGGTACGTATCGTGCTTGCGTATAGGCTGCACGGAGGACGTTCGTACTTGTACATAAACTACTACCATGCCCGGGGCTTGTGTGCCGCCTTGACATCAGCCATTGGTGGAATATCGGTGTTTCCAGGTGGTCGGAATGAACTCTTGCAAATCGCGGAACTCCTGAGATTTCTAGCTCTGTGATTTGCGATCCAGAGTTTCCGACAGGTGCACGGACATATCCGTATATAAAGACCGGCCATATTCTGCAAATTCGCGTGCTGATCAGGGGGGCTCCAGACCTGGGAAACGACTGGCAGATAAGAGGGCGGGTGCACCGGTCTTGTCACGATAAGTCCCGGCGGAAAGAACGGACTTTTGAAAAGAGTCTAGGACAGCCCGTAAATATAAGCCGTCGATAGTTTGCGGGGAAACTCGTCGTCTAAATGGATGTCTTCCCCGAGCGTAGCGAAATTGCTGATCCGTTCCAAAACTATTCCCAAGGACGGCTAACTCAAGCCACACAGCCGATTTGCAAGCTGAAGATATGAGATAATGATGCACCGGGGTGTGATCATGGCTTTAAAGAATGCAGCCGACCCAATGAGGAAATAGGAAAGTTGAGTCTGAGGTAGAGCATACCGTTCCGTCCGTCCATGCAAAAGGTCAAACCGCAGGAAggagacaaaaaaaaaaaaaaaaaggcaacaTCTGCTTCGACCAGTAATGCTGTGCTACCCTAGAGAATGAGCAATGCTAGAACATCCATTGCTCCGGTATTACCTTATTATCCATGCGAGACTGATCCCAGACTCGGCCAATGGTTCGAATTCATTTCCCGTGAGGAACCAATGCCATGATGTGCTTCGGCCCAGATAGCGATGCTGCTAccaaagtacggagtacaaatCACAGAGTGCATCCCGGGTACACCGTAGCGTACATGTCATTCAGCTTACACGCAAGGGATGGTATATGCCTTGACAGCCCCCGGTTGTTGATGTTGCAATTGACATCTTTCCTGCGTCCGCCAGTCTTCCAACGACTTTAACAGACTTGGTGCATGGCATCGTGGACTGCTAATGTTTCAATCAGCTACCGGTCATGATGCATAGCTGGTGCTATTGCTCGAGTCAGTCCACACTTGGTGCACTGGTACGTGTTCGTGTCGAGGTTCGTGGGGCTGCAAATAATCATGGCGCCGGATG
This sequence is a window from Aspergillus chevalieri M1 DNA, chromosome 5, nearly complete sequence. Protein-coding genes within it:
- a CDS encoding alpha-mannosyltransferase (CAZy:GT71;~COG:G;~EggNog:ENOG410PHW7;~InterPro:IPR022751,IPR029044;~PFAM:PF11051;~TransMembrane:1 (o6-27i);~go_function: GO:0016757 - transferase activity, transferring glycosyl groups [Evidence IEA];~go_process: GO:0006486 - protein glycosylation [Evidence IEA]), with translation MQIYNLNGKVFATVLVVIALINFYHLWLGKRDFSPIALATLPDRQAQLRHNLYSLLEKYAPQCPSPELGRSAGMPRFDALDDPPRRNYIDNADELLQPMQTAHDGFVREIRKSWTGHPYIVGTKGIVSAAGGTYMPTFVVTLRILRRTGCQLPVELFVKDPTEYEPHICETVLPALNAKCIVLSEIMTPNPNDATNTTITIEHFQIKSFALLFSSFDNIIWLDADNLSLHDPTTLLSSKPFASTGLLTWPDFWASTISPLYFNISRQPEFPTNTRASTEAGMLLVSKRTHFPTLLLAAYYNYHGPSHYYQLLNQGAPGEGDKDTFLQAASALGAKFHTVSEPVADLGRPHYPDDEDADDDIVGSAMLQADPIEDYELTSHGKWRVKDGSVSKPPRGFFVHAYNPEFNPGEDLLGLKTHAKSGNATRVYTGPKAALRRIGYDAERGFWEEAREVACDLEGVFESWRDKKGLCDDVKRHWEDVFENPDAEALVFTD
- a CDS encoding putative DUF221 domain protein (COG:S;~EggNog:ENOG410PV80;~InterPro:IPR003864,IPR027815,IPR032880,IPR022257;~PFAM:PF12621,PF14703,PF02714,PF13967;~TransMembrane:11 (o51-74i130-153o181-200i426-452o472-500i520-545o565-594i606-625o631-653i678-699o705-723i);~go_component: GO:0016020 - membrane [Evidence IEA]) — protein: MTDSGLLYLLRKRQDFLDPNNDPNVGSSRGNASSSSSEVADNLGIGGSTSLSAFLTTLVPALVIAIFWFGLFIICRRTQQRWYAPRTHLHCWHKHERSPELPSGFLNWFGKFLEITDTHVLHRSSMDGYLFLRLLRVLCALCFTGCLITWPILLPIHATGGAGNTQLDMLSFSNVTDPTRYFAHAVVGCVFFTYIFYVVTRESLFFANLRQAYLNSPAYVHRISSRTVLFMSVPEDYQNEKKLRQVFGDSIRRIWITSKCQELEKKVRKRDKLAYKLESAETKYIRLANSTGLKILKHGDIGSEACLECGKHTPSWSSTVRRPTHRVGLLGIFGQKVDSIRWLRAELAKINKEVRALQHKHKTGDAKHLSATFVEFQTQNDAQIALQTLSHHQPQHMTPRFIGISPKEVVWSALNLSWWQRVVRKFLIKGGIAALVIFWSIPAAIVGTISNVTYLTKILPFLSFINELPDVITGIIAGLLPSAALVLLMSLVPIICRFCARSAGVPSLAGVELFTQSAHFCFQVVQVFLVTTLTSAASAATSQIIQDPMSAKDLLAENLPKATNFYISYFLLQGLTMSSMAVVQVAGALIFKFIATFFDRSPRNLYQRWAAVSSISWGNVFPVFTNMGVIALTYSCIAPLILGFAFVGLYLVYQAYRYNFLFVYDIDIDTKGLVYPRALQHLITGVYLAEICMIGLFAIRGAVGPLVIMIIYTILTVLAHISLNDALTPVMSFLPRSLDTEEEHLQSKEETEAFLDQKQTTRLEAIWKWFHPNLYRDYATLRRKVRRDLVEIRYSEEERQNAYYEPCITAKCPMLWLPRDKWGFSHQEVLDTDAGIPITDERAHLDEKNKIIWDKYDPHLPLWELKVLY
- a CDS encoding uncharacterized protein (COG:G;~EggNog:ENOG410PKQP;~InterPro:IPR035396,IPR008928,IPR035398,IPR012341;~PFAM:PF17390,PF17389;~SECRETED:SignalP(1-21);~go_process: GO:0005975 - carbohydrate metabolic process [Evidence IEA]); this translates as MQSTWSSVWLWGNLLVSGIAAAQRETVVYPQKYQTTSHHTVNASSSTCITLSSSDATAILDYGTEVGGFPVFDVQSVSGPAQVEAKYSESRVALDAPFADGPWTFSNGLSNTFRVETFNVTELGHVQSFLIQGGLRWQRLQLLNPKSTIKICRAGIRSANGRTAIDALPGHFECSNPLYNEIWALGPRTLQQACIANHTAPSTWEVTSDGVYLRGQQPAASVKGASYANYTMTFQSKIVRGGTGWKVASGVTGYGPYFVLTSEYPSELTFLNTNRTLVPPNTLVVGYGYNLVNQTSLTTGAIKHFPLSFNVTEGEWYNISTSINQTGYSVSINDHPAVFVALKYLQTPSTSIGSPSSLTSGTWAFGPYQDQLAYVKDVKVLAQNGTILYQNPMANESVLKEYGVMMNSESVCLDGAKRDRLVWSGDFTHTYRVISASTHRQDFLTGTLAYSLDRQATSGIYEGFFSMSPTMGQSAEYALIYNTFGILDYQMLFLNAFAGYYLDFADDAFLQKYWPQAKKGVNAVLPLVDSASGLVVSQSVPGSFFLGPANGTAPSALLVYTLQRMGRLANIMGDTKTATNWTTTATRISNAINNQLWNNKTGTYGESLTSLNTSSITGTAWAILADVANTTQAQRSITALSSLRLGIGYKESSSTSNARNTQLSPNLSGFLLEALFQHSRSSTTPQNATTEAIGVLLNQLWPAMVTQDKYYTGTAWEYLDAVGRPGLDLYTSHAHPWGAAPTYVFMEYVLGIQSVTPGFKEWAFRPALLDVGVSWARGRVPTPYGAIQGNWTVDQKRRHLDLNVCAPKGTKGTVSLPLKAESYTANGEERSVEGVGLKEEVSGGECTKISVVLR